One Rhizoctonia solani chromosome 3, complete sequence genomic region harbors:
- a CDS encoding Folate-sensitive fragile site protein Fra10Ac1 yields the protein MSASQSDHARSVFRNNLGGQDAYTRHVRYVTQFQNVYNPSDSTRVQAKGKTEMDGLVEHHKFLRDDDDKELEQLSPEERIAVKYYRGLFKEFAVVDLKHYKSGQFALRWRTETEVISGLGQFTCGNTRCAYHRADDDRPVPQPKLITLELPFGYLEDGEAKSALVKVVLCDRCKKKLMWKRDRDREGTEGEEGVDNAVEKKGQSRVMEREELEKEQGSSSKSSQRERDERPSRRDHNSSSRRRERRDHSHERSKRRSRSPRRQAAGSSQYS from the exons ATGTCCGCCTCTCAGTCCGACCACGCGCGCTCGGTCTTCCGGAACAATCTAGGCGGGCAAGATGCATACACTCGACACGTTCGATATGTCACGCAATTCCAAAATGTCTACAATCCAAGTGACTCTACTCGGGTTCAAGCCAAGGGAAAGACAGAGATGGATGGGTTGGTCGAGCATCACAA GTTTCTACGAGATGACGACGACAAAGAGCTAGAACAGCTTAGTCCTGAAGAGAGAATTGCTGTCAAATACTATAGAGGCTTATTCAAGGAGTTTGCTGTTGTAGATTTGAAACATTATAAAAGTGGCCAG TTTGCACTACGTTGGCGTACCGAAACAGAAGTTATCTCCGGGTTAGGGCAGTTTACATGTGGCAACACGAGGTGTGCGTATCACCGAGCTGATGACGATCGACCGGTTCCTCAGCCTAAACTTATTACATTGGAATTACCGTTCGGATACTTAGAAGACGGCGAGGCCAAAAGTGCACTTGTCAAAGTCGTTCTTTGCGATAGGTGCAAGAAGAAGTTGATGTGGAAACGAGATAGAGACAGGGAAGGGACggaaggggaggaaggaGTTGATAATGCTGTGGAAAAGAAAGGGCAAAGTAGAGTGATGGAAAGAGAAGAGCTAGAGAAGGAGCAGGGTTCATCAAGCAAGTCCAGCCAACGCGAGCGAGACGAGCGGCCATCCAGGAGGGACCACAATAGCTCGTCGAGACGACGGGAAAGAAGAGACCACTCCCACGAACGATCAAAACGACGGTCTCGTTCTCCCCGACGACAGGCAGCGGGTTCTTCTCAATATTCTTGA
- a CDS encoding Elongation factor Tu GTP binding domain: MKRATTASQRLALELSRAYSDSAAALPRRTWARPVTQTQSNAPDPAPLNSNQRQGLKLPWDTLPRPEPERRPGRPGQFERMRQGQGQGRGRRDAQGQEQGRYQQNRQAGQLEQRERNQREQQSQTPAWPGLPDLSSREQARERGPPRPNQGGRSQFQPPSTVYPRTSSPSRTSTPRTERDTKIPARSWAVSIPTPGLEETRESVGRRREKERRGWVTKEDMEAMEAEAEAARRKKAQQKVKLIEVEDRSKDVYVPTAISVSNLARLLNVRIGRLQDKIYAVGMGDTTYDHILTSDDASLLALEFGYNPVVDEDAAFDVYPEHPHPDPSTLPLRPPIVTIMGHVDHGKTTLLDTLRSASVAAGEAGGITQHIGAFSVPLKNPSQSSNAPKTVTFLDTPGHAAFSAMRARGAGVTDIVVLVVAADDGVMPQTREVIELTKGGEGGVQLVVAINKCDKPGVDTDKVKRALLAEGVQLEEFGGDIPSVEVSGLTGQGLDTLVETLSTLAEMAELRAEVDLRAHGRVLESRIDKGRGPVATVLIQRGTLKPGASLVAGTAWARVRQMTDDKNRPVKLAKPGDAVTVAGWKDVPAAGDEVLQAEKEDDAKKAVVNRKRVMETRALAEDVEKINEKRRMDKVLEEQEREAEAAANGDSVPDATSEVVQSNETEVKELKLVIKGDVSGSVEAVAGALCGIGNKIARVKIVSQTVGDVSESDIARAKAIEGTVVAFNVSAPSKIQQLASQQGVPLLNENIIYKLMDEIKKRVVALLPVTYEQRVLGEATVQEIFTIALKGKATMNIAGCRITNGVIAKHAKVRVVRDGAEVYDGAIDTLKQQKKDMTEMRKGNECGMSFANFEDLKAGDHIQTYETIEKPGVL, translated from the exons ATGAAAAGGGCAACGACCGCCAGCCAAAGGCTCGCCCTCGAGCTA TCAAGGGCATATTCGGATTCAGCGGCCGCCCTTCCTCGACGGACTTGGGCGCGCCCGGTTACTCAAACGCAAAGCAATGCACCCGATCCAGCTCCCCTGAATTCAAACCAGCGACAAGGATTGAAACTTCCATGGGATACGCTACCTAGGCCCGAGCCTGAAAGGAGGCCCGGAAGACCAGGCCAATTCGAGAGGATGCGGCAGGGACAGGGACAGGGTCGAGGGAGAAGAGATGCGCAGGGCCAAGAGCAGGGGAGGTATCAGCAGAACAGGCAAGCAGGACAGCTGGAACAACGAGAGAGGAACCAACGAGAACAACAATCCCAAACCCCAGCATGGCCTGGGCTTCCTGACCTAAGCTCTCGGGAGCAAGCTAGAGAACGGGGTCCTCCGCGTCCCAATCAAGGCGGTCGATCTCAGTTCCAACCGCCCTCGACAGTTTACCCTCGCACTTCTTCGCCTTCTCGTACCTCTACGCCTCGTACCGAACGAGATACCAAGATCCCAGCAAGGTCTTGGGCTGTCTCCATCCCAACCCCCGGGCTTGAAGAAACAAGAGAGTCCgtaggaagaagaagagagaAGGAAAGGAGGGGATGGGTTACGAAAGAGGATATGGAGGCTATGGAGGCCGAGGCTGAGGCAGCGAGACGAAAAAAGGCTCAACAAAAAGTCAAGTTGATTGAGGTAGAAGATAGGTCCAAAGACGTATATGTCCCGACTGCAATCTCGGTATCTAACTTGGCACGGTTATTAAACGTGCGAATAG GCCGTTTGCAAGACAAGATATATGCTGTTGGAATGGGGGACACGACTTATGACCATATCCTCACATCCGACGATGCCTCGCTTCTCGCCTTAGAATTCGGATACAACCCAGTTGTAGATGAAGATGCCGCATTTGATGTCTATCCGGA GCATCCTCACCCCGATCCGAGTACTCTTCCCCTCCGACCACCCATTGTCACCATTATGGGACATGTCGACCACGGCAAAACTACACTCTTAGATACCCTCCGCTCTGCATCCGTCGCAGCAGGTGAAGCAGGAGGTATCACTCAACATATTGGCGCTTTCTCTGTTCCTCTCAAGAATCCCTCCCAATCTTCTAATGCCCCCAAAACCGTTACCTTCCTCGACACACCAGGGCATGCAGCCTTTTCTGCTATGCGAGCCAGAGGAGCCGGAGTCACCGACATTGTTGTCTTGGTTGTTGCTGCTGATGATGGAGTCATGCCCCAAACTCGGGAGGTCATTGAACTCACGAAAGGGGGGGAAGGAGGCGTGCAACTTGTGGTGGCAATTAATAAGTGTGACAAACCGGGTGTCGATACG GATAAAGTCAAACGGGCCCTGCTTGCGGAAGGAGTTCAGCTTGAAGAATTCGGTGGAGATATTCCGTCTGTGGAAGTTTCGGGTCTAACCGGTCAAGGCCTCGACACACTTGTCGAGACATTGTCAACGCTGGCTGAAATGGCTGAGTTGCGTGCCGAAGTTGACTTGAGGGCACATGGGAGGGTGCTGGAGTCCAGAATCGATAAGGGCAGGGG GCCGGTGGCGACAGTGCTCATCCAACGCGGCACACTCAAGCCTGGCGCTTCGCTCGTGGCAGGAACAGCCTGGGCTCGCGTGCGTCAAATGACAGATGACAAAAATCGACCAGTCAAGCTTGCCAAACCCGGAGATGCGGTGACTGTTGCGGGGTGGAAGGACGTCCCCGCAGCGGGGGATGAAGTACTTCAGGCCGAAAAAGAGGACGATGCAAAGAAGGCTGTAGTAAACCGAAAAAGGGTTATGGAGACGAGGGCATTAGCTGAGGATGTGGAGAAGATCAACGAGAAGAGGAGAATGGATAAGGTACTGGAAGAGCAAGAGAGGGAAGCTGAGGCTGCAGCCAATGGTGATTCGGTTCCGGATGCGACTTCAGAAGTGGTGCAATCAAATGAAACGGAGGTCAAAGAGCTCAAACTTGTCATCAAGGGAGATGTGAGCGGAAGCGTCGAGGCTGTGGCTGGCGCCCTCTGTGGGATCGGAAACAAGATCGCTCGGGTAAAGATTGTATCCCAAACTGTAGGGGATGTTAGTGAGTCCGACATTGCGCGTGCAAAGGCTATCGAAG GCACGGTTGTAGCTTTCAATGTCTCTGCCCCATCCAAAATTCAACAGCTTGCATCCCAGCAAGGGGTCCCGCTACTTAACGAAAATATAATCTATAAACTTATGGACGAGATAAAAAAGCGAGTCGTTGCACTCTTGCCAGTGACGTATGAGCAACGCGTCTTGGGCGAAGCAACTGTTCAAGAAATCTTCACGATTGCGCTCAAGGGCAAGGCGACAATGAATATTGCAGGATGTCGCATTACGAATGGGGTTATTGCGAAACACGCCAAAGTCCGCGTGGTGAGGGACGGTGCTGAGGTGTATGATG GTGCCATTGACACATTGAAGCAGCAAAAGAAGGATATGACAGAAATGCGCAAGGGCAATGAATGTGGGATGTCGTTCGCCAATTTCGAAGATCTCAAAGCAGGGGATCACATTCAAACTTACGAGACAATCGAGAAGCCTGGTGTGCTTTAG